AACTCGGTCTCCACCGGCTCCACCGACAGGCAGTTGCTCTGCACCGAGCAGTCGCCGCAGCCCTCGCACACCAGCTCGTTGATGACCACCCGCTGCTGCGGCTCGGCCAGCGTGCCGCGCTTCCTGCGGCGGCGCTTCTCGGTGGCGCAGGTCTGGTCGTAGATGATGACGGTGCAGCCTTCCAGTTCGCGGAACTGGCGCTGGATGGTATCCAGCTCGTCGCGGTGGTGCACCGTGACGCCCGGCGCGAGGTTCAGCGGCGCGTTGTAGCGGCTCGGGTCGTCGGTGACGATGGCCAGCTTGCGCACGCCCTCGGCCTCCAGCTCGCGCGTCATCTGCGGCACGGTGAGGGTGCCGTCGACCGGCTGGCCGCCGGTCATCGCCACCGCGTCGTTGTAGAGGATCTTGTAGGTGATGTTCACCTTGGCCGCGATGCTCTGCCGGATGGCGAGCAGGCCCGAGTGGAAGTAGGTGCCGTCGCCCAGGTTGGCGAAGATGTGCTTTTCGTTGGTGAAGGGCGCCTGGCCGATCCAGGGCACGCCTTCGCCGCCCATCTGGGTGAAGGTGGAGGTCTGGCGGTCCATCCACACCACCATGTAGTGGCAGCCAATGCCGGCCACCGCGCGCGAGCCCTCGGGCACGCGGGTGGAGGTGTTGTGCGGGCAGCCGCTGCAGAACCACGGCGCGCGGTCGGTGCTGACGGTGATGGCCTGCTCGGCCCGCTCCTTGGCCTCGATGATGGCCAGCCGGCTGGCGATGCGGGCGCGCAGGTCGCTGCCCAGCTGCTGCAGCAGGCCCAGGCGCTCCAGGCGCTGCGCGATCGCCTTGGCGATCAGGCTCGGGTTGAGGTCGGCCTTGGCGCGCAGCAGCCAGTTCTGCGCCGGGTTCGGCATGGACCATTCGCCGCCGGACTGGTCGCCCGGCTGCTCGCTGAACTTGCCGAGCACGTTCGGGCGCACGTCCTCGCGCCAGTTGTACAGCTCTTCCTTCAGCTGGTATTCGATGACCTGGCGCTTCTCCTCGATGACCAGGATCTCCTGCAGGCCGGTGGCGAACTCGCGGGTGATGGTGGCCTCCAGCGGCCACACCACCGTCACCTTGTGCAGGCGGATGCCGATGTCGCGGCAGGTGGCGTCGTCCAGGCCCAGGTCATAGAGCGCCTGGCGGGTGTCGTTGTAGGCCTTGCCGCTGGCGATCAGGCCAAGCTTCGCGCGCGGCGAGTCGATGACGGTGTGGTTGAGCCGGTTGGCGCGGATGTAGGCCAGCGCGGCGTACCACTTGTAGTCCATCAGCCGGGCTTCCTGCTCCAGCGGCGGGTCGGGCCAGCGGATGTGCAGGCCACCGGGCGGCATGGCAAAGTCCTCGGGCAGCACGATGTCCACCCGGTCCGGGTCGACCCAGACGCTGGAGGAGGACTCGACGATCTCCTGGATGGTCTTCATGCCCGCCCACACGCCCGAGAAGCGGCTCAGCGCAAAGGCATGCAGCCCCAGGTCCAGGATCTCCTGCACGCTGGTGGGGAAGAACACCGGCAGGCCGCAGGCCTTGAAGATGTGGTCGCTCTGGTGGGCGGCGGTGGAGCTCTTGGAGATATGGTCGTCGCCGGCCAGCGCGATGACGCCGCCGTGGCGCGCGGTGCCGGCCATGTTGGCATGCTTGAAGACGTCCGAGCAGCGGTCCACGCCCGGGCCCTTGCCGTACCAGATGCCGAACACGCCGTCGAACTTCTTTTGCTCGGGGTAGAGGTCGAGCTGCTGCGTGCCCCACACGGCGGTGGCGCCCAGTTCCTCGTTGACGCCCGGCTGGAACACGATGTTGTTGGCGGCCAGGTGCTTCTTGGCCTGCCACAGCGCCTGGTCGTAGCCGCCCAGCGGGGAGCCCCGGTAGCCGCTGATGAAGCCCCCGGTGTTGAGGCCGTTGCGGGCGTCGCGCGTGCGCTGCAGCATCGGCAGCCGCACCAGCGCCTGCACGCCGCTCATGAAGGCGCGGCCATGGTCCAGCGCGTACTTGTCGTCCAGGGAGACCGTTTCGAGCGCTTTGCGGATCGACTCGGGAAGCGGGGCATTCATCGTGTACTCCTTGTGTGCCGCTCGACAGCCCGCTTGTGGCGGGCCTCGTCACGACCGGCGTTTTGCCTGGCAAGTTTAGGAATCCGACGCCGCTAAGTCTTTTTTATCTGTGCCTCAAAACCCGGGGTTCGAGGAATAATCGACTCAACATCGAGGTTTGGAAGAAAGAATGCCCTCAAAGATCCCAAAATCAGGGAAAACCCCAGCGCTCGCGGAAGTGACTTCCGGCGCCGCCGAAGCGCCCCACGAGGGGCTGGATCGCTACGACGTGGCCATCCTCGTGGAGCTGCAGCAGGACGCGCGCCTGTCCAATGCCGAGCTGGCCGCGCGCATCGGGCTGTCGCCCACGCCGTGTTGGCGGCGGGTGAAGTGGCTGGAGGAGCAGGGCTACATCAAGGGCTACCGCGCGGAGATCGACCGGCACCGTATCGGCCTGGGCGTGCTGGCCTTCGTGCGGGTGGACGCCGAGCGCAACAACGCCACCGCCACCCGCGAGCTGGAGGATGCGATCCGGGCGCTGCCGGAGGTGATCTCCTGCCACTACATCTCCGGCTCGGGCACCTTCGAGCTGCAGGTGATGGCCACCGACCTCGACGCCTATTCGCGCTGGGCAATGGACACGCTCTTCAAGCTGCCCAACGTGAAGGACCTGCACACCAGCTTCTCGCTGGGCGAGGTGAAGGCCAGCCGGGCCCTGCCGCTGGGGCACCTGAAGCCGCGTTCGCGCTGAGGCGCAAGGGTGGCGGCACAGGGTTTGCCAGTGGGGAAGACAGGACCTGGTCCTCTCATATCGAAAGGAAATGCCATGAACCCCGACACCCCCCGCACCAGCGCCTCCCCCGAAGCCCCCGGCTCTCAGACGCCCCAGCCGCAGACCCAGCAGCCCGATGCCCAGCTGGACGCCGCCCAGTCGCCGCAGCGGCAGCAGCAGCAGGCCTCGCAGGAGCGCGGCCCGCACACCAACAACAAGAAGAACGCCGGCAAGCGGCCGTCGCAGGGCGGCAGTTCCCGCTGAGGCGCCGCTGCCCCGCCGTCCCGTGCCTCGCTTTGGGTAGAGTGGTGGGCCTGTCCGATCCCAGGAGACCCCGATGCCCCCGACGGCCCGCCGCCTGCTTCTTGCCGCTTCCCTCTGCCTGCTCGCCCCTGCCGTAGCCTGGGCCCAGCGCGGCGACGCCGCCTTGCCGCAGCGCAACCTGCTGATCGAGGTGCGCCAGGGCGACGAAGCCCAGCTTTCGCAGCAGGGGCTGGGGGCTGGTGGCGAGGTGAGCGTCTCCACCTCCCGTCGTGTCGAAGGCGGTGTGACGGTGCAGACCACCCGCCGCGAAAGCCGCAGCAGCGGCCAGCTGGCGCAGCAGGTGATGGTGCTCAACGGCGGCCGCGCGGGCGTGCGGCTGGCGCAGAGCCAGCCGCTGCA
This genomic stretch from Eleftheria terrae harbors:
- a CDS encoding indolepyruvate ferredoxin oxidoreductase family protein encodes the protein MNAPLPESIRKALETVSLDDKYALDHGRAFMSGVQALVRLPMLQRTRDARNGLNTGGFISGYRGSPLGGYDQALWQAKKHLAANNIVFQPGVNEELGATAVWGTQQLDLYPEQKKFDGVFGIWYGKGPGVDRCSDVFKHANMAGTARHGGVIALAGDDHISKSSTAAHQSDHIFKACGLPVFFPTSVQEILDLGLHAFALSRFSGVWAGMKTIQEIVESSSSVWVDPDRVDIVLPEDFAMPPGGLHIRWPDPPLEQEARLMDYKWYAALAYIRANRLNHTVIDSPRAKLGLIASGKAYNDTRQALYDLGLDDATCRDIGIRLHKVTVVWPLEATITREFATGLQEILVIEEKRQVIEYQLKEELYNWREDVRPNVLGKFSEQPGDQSGGEWSMPNPAQNWLLRAKADLNPSLIAKAIAQRLERLGLLQQLGSDLRARIASRLAIIEAKERAEQAITVSTDRAPWFCSGCPHNTSTRVPEGSRAVAGIGCHYMVVWMDRQTSTFTQMGGEGVPWIGQAPFTNEKHIFANLGDGTYFHSGLLAIRQSIAAKVNITYKILYNDAVAMTGGQPVDGTLTVPQMTRELEAEGVRKLAIVTDDPSRYNAPLNLAPGVTVHHRDELDTIQRQFRELEGCTVIIYDQTCATEKRRRRKRGTLAEPQQRVVINELVCEGCGDCSVQSNCLSVEPVETEFGRKRRINQSTCNKDFSCVKGFCPSFVTVEGGQLKSAKKAKAGRPDPFQLPALPEPSLPLAERAYGIVVAGVGGTGVITIGQLLGMAAHLEGKGIVTQDAAGLAQKGGSTWSHIQIANRAEAIHTTKVGTAEADLILGCDPLVAANKTTLSAMGHGRTKVALNSHGTPTAAFVTNPNWEFPSGNCDTMLAQAVGEGNLSRFDADQLAVQLLGDSIYANPMMLGFAWQKGWVPLAHASLMRAIELNGVQVENNKAAFEWGRRAAHDLPAVAALAQPPGQVVQFVRKPTVNVDELIAKREEFLTAYQNAGYARQYRNFVERVRTAEAPLGSTRLTEAVARYLFKLMAYKDEYEVARLHTDRSFLDKVAQQFEGDYKLAYHLAPPVLAKRNDRGELVKRRYGPWMLRAFGVLARLKGLRGTAFDPFGRTEERRTERALIGEYKDTVEELLASLTAERLPQAVEIARLPEEIRGYGHVKERHLRTAKEKWQRLMAQWRDGAGVRRAA
- a CDS encoding Lrp/AsnC family transcriptional regulator codes for the protein MPSKIPKSGKTPALAEVTSGAAEAPHEGLDRYDVAILVELQQDARLSNAELAARIGLSPTPCWRRVKWLEEQGYIKGYRAEIDRHRIGLGVLAFVRVDAERNNATATRELEDAIRALPEVISCHYISGSGTFELQVMATDLDAYSRWAMDTLFKLPNVKDLHTSFSLGEVKASRALPLGHLKPRSR